In a single window of the Pseudoxanthomonas sp. F37 genome:
- a CDS encoding Bax inhibitor-1/YccA family protein yields the protein MIRSGNPALKESTFLDLGSGTVVSRDAGAMTLNGTVNKTGILLLLSVLTAAFAWTQSVVTGPDGTAMVAPGVTVYALGGAIGGFILALVTVFKKTWSPITAPLYALVEGFFLGAISAVFELKYPGIVFQAVLLTFGTLGALLAAYRSGLIRATENFKLGVVAATGGIALVYLVSMGLRLFGKDIPLIHESGLVGIGFSLFVVVIAALNLVLDFDFIESGVEAGAPKYMEWYGAFGLMVTLVWLYIEFLRLLAKLQSRD from the coding sequence ATGATACGCAGCGGCAATCCGGCACTGAAGGAATCGACCTTCCTCGATCTGGGCAGCGGGACGGTGGTCTCGCGCGACGCCGGGGCGATGACGCTGAACGGCACCGTGAACAAGACCGGCATCCTGTTGCTGCTGTCGGTGCTGACGGCCGCCTTCGCCTGGACGCAGTCGGTGGTCACCGGCCCGGACGGCACCGCCATGGTGGCGCCGGGGGTCACGGTCTACGCCCTGGGCGGCGCCATCGGCGGCTTCATCCTCGCCCTGGTCACGGTGTTCAAGAAAACCTGGTCGCCCATCACCGCGCCGCTGTACGCACTGGTGGAAGGCTTCTTCCTGGGCGCGATCTCGGCCGTGTTCGAGCTGAAGTACCCCGGCATCGTGTTCCAGGCCGTGCTGCTGACCTTCGGCACGCTGGGCGCCCTGCTGGCGGCCTACCGCAGCGGCCTGATCCGCGCCACCGAGAACTTCAAGCTGGGCGTGGTGGCGGCGACCGGCGGCATCGCCCTGGTCTACTTGGTGTCGATGGGCCTGCGCCTGTTCGGCAAGGACATCCCGCTGATCCACGAATCCGGCCTGGTCGGCATCGGCTTCAGCCTGTTCGTGGTGGTGATCGCGGCGCTGAACCTGGTGCTGGATTTCGATTTCATCGAGTCTGGCGTGGAAGCCGGCGCACCGAAGTACATGGAGTGGTACGGCGCGTTCGGCCTGATGGTCACGCTGGTGTGGCTGTACATCGAGTTCCTGCGCCTGCTGGCCAAGCTGCAATCGCGCGACTGA